In the genome of Arachis hypogaea cultivar Tifrunner chromosome 9, arahy.Tifrunner.gnm2.J5K5, whole genome shotgun sequence, the window TTAACATTtaccccttttttctttcttctaaatCAGGTGGAAGAGAGTAAAAGATCAATGTGGGTCGACCACAATTGTTTTTTTCTGCACCTGATGTTACTGTGTGCTTATTGGCCTTGATTGAGCTAGAAGCTACAGAGATCTGTGAGTACATTGAAGTTAGCTGAACCAACATGGGATATGTAATTACTCTGCGAAACAATATTTTTACATCCCAATTTTTGCTTGGTATGCGTGAGTGCATCAGACAAGATGGCTGTAATTCAAGTTccaccttttcttttaattgttctTCGCCGAAGAAATCTCCATCCATACTCAGAATTTGTTATTTCAAGTACTTTGTTGCAACAAAAAATTGTTCACTTCGAAAAGGATTGCCATGTAGAAGCTTTCAAGAACGGGGAAGTGTTTTGCTTGATAGAGTCAATGAAGTTGACCATGAAGATTGGGCCTTTGAAGGTTATTCTGTCGGTGAAGGTAATAATAATGAATTCACAGAACTAGTGGATTTAAACAAGTCTATAGACTCCCCATCTTTGTCCCCAGATGGACCATTTGTTGGCAataatgaaaaaacaaataatatgaTACTCCAGAATCTTTGCAGCCGCGGAAAGTTAACGCTTGCAGCAAAGTTGATTGATATTATGTCACGTAAAGGCCAAATACCTCATTTCCCTTGTTGTACAAATTTGATTCGTGGCTTTATCAGAATCGGTCTAGTCGGAAAAGCTTGTAGAATAATGAACATAATGGTCATGTCTGGTGGTGTTCCTGACACAATTACATTCAACATGGTAATTGGTGGCCTGTGTAAAATAGGTCGTCTGAGATCTGCAATTGCTATGGTTGAAGATATGAGCATGAGTGGCTGCTCCCCAGATGCAATTACATACAATACAATAATTCGCTGCATATTTGATAATGGCAAAGATGCCAATCAGGCGATTAGCTTCTGGAAGGAACAATTGAGGAAAGGGTGCCCTCCTTATCTGGTTACCTACACAGTTCTTATCGATCTGGTGTGCAGATACTGTGGCACTGCTCGTGCACTCGAAGTACTTGAAGATATAGCAATGGAAGGATGCTATCCAGATATCATTACATACAATTGTCTCACAAATCTTACTTCTAAACAAGGGAAGTATGAGGATAcagttttcattttgaataatcTTCTAACCCACGGGATGGAGCCAAACTATGTGACATACAATACTCTTCTTCATTCTCTTAGTAACCATGGGTACTGGGATGAAGTTGATGAGATTCTGAAGATTATGAGTGAGACTACTGGTCCACCCACAGTTGTCACCTACAATATTATGCTCAATGGTTTATGTAAATCTGGACTTCTGGATCGTGCAATAAGCATCTACATTAATATGGTTTCAGAAAACTGTTCACCAGACATTATAACTTACAATACTCTTCTACGCGCTGTGTGTAAAGAGGGCTTTATCGATGAGGGCATTGAGTTACTTCACTTATTGGCAGGCACTACTTCTCCGGGGCTGGTAAGCTATAATATAGTGATTGATGGGGTGACAAAAATGGGATATATGGACTCAGCAAAAGAATTGTATGGTGAAATGACAAAAAAGGGAATAACTCCTGATGAAATTACGCATAGTTGTATGACTTGGGGATTTTGTCGATTGCAACAACTTGAGGAAGCTGTACAGGTATTAAAGCTGATGACTAAGaaagaacaaaatattaaagATGGTGCTTACAGATATGTGATCCTTGGATTATGTAAACAGAGGAAGGTTGATGTTGCAATTCAGGCCCTGGATTTGATGGTAAGAAACCAATACCAGCCAGATGCGAGGATATATTATACTTTGATTAAAGCTCTTGCTGATGAGGGTATGGTAGAAGAGGCTAACAATTTGCACCAGCAGTTGGTCAGATGGAATCTTCTGAAAAAGGAAACCATGTTCAGTTAATTGACATGTGCGCATAAGGAATGGCCGAATTCTAATGCTTCTACAAGCCATGTACAGTTTGCACATTCCTGTTGCAGGTGATTTTTAGTCCTCTTTCTTTGTGACATTTGGAGTCTCCTGTGTTTGGAATTGTGTCATGCTTCCAAGGAACATTGTACTTGGGGAATGGGCAAAAAGACCTCCCCCAATCAGATGAGGTCTTTTAGTGATGGCTGTTCAATCTAACATGTTCGTTGACTTCATAAATTTGAGCTTCCAGTTTATGCTTTTTCTTATCATGGTGTAACTGTGTTTCTATCTATTCTAACAAAAAAACAAGATATTGGTCTTTTTGTGATGGCTGTTCAATCTAACACGTTTGTTGACTCCATAAATTTGAGCTTCTGGTACATGCTTTTTTATCATGGTATAACTATGTTTTTATCTATTCTAACATAAAAACAAGATATTGGTACCATGGCTAAATTGCATTTCCTCCCCCACCACCACTTATAGTTTAGAATgttcctctacgtctatgatgtAGATAGTCAATTACAATTACCAAAGTAGGTTCAAGCAGTATAATCAACTACTGATGCTTGCATCAGGTTAAACTGCCTACGCTACATCCAAAACTCTTGGGTGCAGTCCATCCCCACCCTTCATAATTCGAGATGCATTACACTAGGTTGCCCCTTTTCTTTTAATCAAAAGTTACAATTACTGCTGCTTACCTtgctaaaattataattttctgTTGAGTATTTTGATAATAGAAGAATGAAATGCTCCGAAATGTGTACAAATACAAAGCGTTCCAAAAAATGTAGTTGCACTTTGCTATAAGAATATCCATTTAAGTATGAAGGttctttttcatgattttaaTCTTGTCTTGTGGTGTTATTCGAACATTTAGTTCAGTCCAGTTTCTAAGTTTTACATTGAAATTGCTCGCTCTCTCCCCTCTCTGGTGTAATATACATCTTTCATGCCTAAGGCTTGCTAATAAGACTGCTGCGTAATTTGTCAATGGCAGGAAAACTTGTTTGGGAAGTTTTGACAGTTACTCATCTGGGAACTGCAAGGTCCAAGAGCATTGTGGCCAATGGTCATTACAGTTGCACCATGAAATCATTTTAGTTGTTGAAGTTGGCACAAGCTTGTGCTGCTTCTCTTTTAGTCTTCCTGTTTTCAGTTTTGCAGAATTTTGTTGATGACTTGTGTGCAGTATTTAGATAGCATATTCAGGATGAAGTGAACAGCATAGTGTAATCCTTTTTAATGGTTTTGGTAGTTTTAGGTTTTTCTCTGTTGGCCAAATatactatctatctatctatctatcaatCAGCATTTCTTACCACATAATTTGGATTAAAGTCAGTTATTTATTTTGCCACAAACATACTTTTTGTTCGGTTGAGACACGTGTCTATAGGGGGCATGATTCTCCTGTGCTGAATTTTATATAAAGAGTATTTATAATTCCAATTGGCTATCTGCTAGTGTCGCATGCACGCTTTTCATCTTAGTAGATAGTTGCACCTATATGTTCGCATGCAAGAGTTGTGGCTATTGATTCAATGGTGTTGTGATTCACCAATCCTAATACAATATGTACGTTGAAAATTTTACTCAAGGTTGTAGTTTAAtcactcatttttttcattagaaTAATGTGATTTTTACCCTTAAAATCTACTAATCCTGATAAGTACCTCATGACGAAGGAAAATACTGACATAGCAAGTGGCTCAACTTCTATTATTGATCTTATAAAAAAGCAAGTGCATTATCAACTTAACAATCATCCTAGTCAGACTGAAACAGTTTAATAACTCAGCACAAAATCGTTATCTTAATAAATGCGGAAACTTAAATTATATGTTTCTTAGATGAAGTAACTAATGATACTCACATCAAAGCATAGATTTTCCGACAGCTAATTTCTGTGTTAATCAATATAATTTGAGTACAAAATTTATACATTTTCGGGCATCAGGATTCAAATATGACAGCATCCTGATCAGGAGTAAAGGGATTCAAATATGACAGCATCCTGATCAGGAGTAAAGCATACCTTTCCTAAAAACTTCAAGAAGAAAGCTGCAAATCAGCAATGAATACATTAAACTTGAGCTGAAGAAAAATCATTTTCATTCCCCATAGCTTAGGTTTAATCTGATAAAGTAAGCTCTTTGTACACATCAAGCATGGGAAAGGTTTTGTACAAGCGTTTGAATGAATACTCAGAAATTGCATCTATACTAACAAGGGTATTAGCTAGCTCCATAGCATCATTTCGCCATCCAGCGAAACCAATACCCTCAATCAACAATGTGTAGGTAGTTTCATTTGGTTGACACCCTTTATCAACCATGGTGGTAAGCACCTCAATTGCATCAGTGACTCTCTGAACTTTGCACAAACCAAGAAGAACAATGTTGTAACTCACAACAGTAGGCTTACAATTGCTACTTTCCATGTCCACCAACAATCCAATGGCCTCATCCACCATTCCATCCCTGCACAAGCAAGATATGAGGGAATTGTATGTGATCCCATCTGGGTCAATGTCGTTGCTTAGCATCTCCAGAATCATCCCCAATGCTCGGATTTTGTCGCCACTACTCCACAGGGCACAGAACATTGTGTTGTAAGAACTTGCATTAGGAGGACACCCCACTTCAGCAAGCTTCTCAAAGATGTTCAAAGCCTCATCAGCTTTTCCATTCTTGCACAGAGTCGCCAATATCGAATTGTAGCTGATGATATCCGGCAAGCAGCCATCAGACATCATGGCATCCAAGAACTCTATAGCCAAATCCACTCTTCCTTCTTTGCAGAAGGCCGAAATCAATGGATCATAGCTATAAGCATCAGGGGTTAACCCCTTTTCCCTCATAACCTTCAAAACATCCATAGCCTCCTCGGTTCTACCTTCGCGACAGAGATAGCTAATCAAGGTGCTGTAAGTCACAACATTAGGCTCACAACCCTTCACAAACATATCAGCCATCAACCTCTGTCCACTCTCCCATTTTCCTTTACTCAGAAGACCCCTCAGCAAAAGATTGTATGAGATCACATCTGGGGAACAACCCTTAGTACTTATACTCGTAACAAACTCGAAGGCGCGATCAACCAATCCTTCTTTACACATTCCCCTGACAATTGCATTGTACGTGTACATGTCAGGTTGAAGTCCTCTTGACAACATCTCATCCAAAAGCTTCATTGCCTCATCAATGCCGCCATCAATAATAGTCGCTTCGATCAAGATTGTGTATGTAATCACAGTTGGCTTACAATTATCCTTCAACAGCTGATCCATAACCTTGAGAGCCAAATCAAGCTTCCCTCTACCACAAAGATTCCCAATGAGTATGTTATAGGTAACAACATCCGGTGCGAAACCTCTCTTTTTCATTCTATCAAGCACTTTGTTTGCTTCATCAGTTTTATCAGCTTTGCACAACCCACTAATCACTGCATTGTAAGCAAACACATCAGGGTCACCATGCTTCTCTAGAATCTCCATCACCTTTATTGCTTTCTCAATCTTCTTGGCATTGAACAAACCCTTGATGAGCTTTGTGCATAGAATAACGTCTGGCTTATAACCTTTGCTCACCATGTGCTGAAGGAAATAGAGTGATTCATTGTACTTCCCTGCTTTGCAAGATCTGTTGAGGGCTTTCATGAGATGGGTATCCTTAAAATCATAATTTTGAGCAAGTTTTGATGGCCTTGTCTCAAAATAAGACACCTTATAGAAAACATGTTGTCTTTTGTTGCTGTTATTGTTCCTTGGATTGTTGTTACCACCTTCATTGACAAGTGATTTTGTGCAAGTGACAACAGTGTTGGAGTTTGAGTACTGCAAATTGTGCTTATGATGGGTTCTCAATGGGAGGGTATGTGGCAGAAACTCACTTGAAACTGTTGTCATGGATGATGATAGTGAAGACGGTGTTGTTTCAagttgcaacaaattgttttggTATTCATGGACAAAAAGTAACGACTGAAGAACTTGTTGCAGTGTTTGTGGATAATTTGTTTTTGGATAAGGTGTTGCATGTTGCTAGGAACAGATTTTTGGCACCGTGGGAATCTAGCACAAATGAATGGAACCGTATGATGCACGAATACAGATATTTGGAAATGACATAGGACATATGAATAtgtgaatttaaaattttgttatttaggCTGTGTTAACAGAGAccgaaatattataaaatatttttttgataaattataataatattttaatattttattgatattaaaatataaattaattttttaattatttttaatatatttttaattatgtaaaatatttaaaaaaaattttgttttaataattaataatatatactatttttaaatttattttaaaaatatatgttaaaaataaaatttgacaaatTGACACGTAATGATATTTAAGTGtgtcaaaatatatttaaaaataaattatttttattaaaatatgataaaatacaaaaaatatatatattaaataaatatcaataaatatcATGTTTAAAATGTATCTGTATATTATCAACACGATAAATTAAAGAAGTGTCTCTTCTTCATAGATGAAGGCATTGTGTttctattcttattataaaaaaatttccaaCAAAATTTACTTTATCCTATATTCCTGTGATCTTATGACCATAAACCAGCCAAATCTTCCACCTATCCACctcttgtttgtttttatttaattgtaataatTGCCGTCGAAGCTGATTGGTTGGTTTTGATTGCACTTCCCAATTCTCATCCATAAATATTAGGGTCTTTAAAATAAATGGGCAAATTAGATATAAATCTTTCCagagttgtaaaataaataaataaataaataaataaatataaaataacaaatataaataaaatattttgatattaatatttattaatattattattttaatataatagagATTATATTGCAActaattatgtttattaattatgttgcaacatacaaagaaaaaaaaaaggaatgttTGTTATGTATGGTTGTTGTGTGAAATTTCAAAAgctctatttttatttatacacATACTAAATTCCTATTTTCAACTTTcgttaatttgaaaatttgaacctttttttttcttgaaaaaatgAGCTACCTAAATATTAATGGGTATTCACATTCATCCTTATCATAACACTCTTTTTTAGACGTTCATTTAGGATTATGtctcattaaaattttacaaaaaaatttaatgaaaaaaaattttagtgaagaaaaaagagtacaatattatTTGAGAGTTGTCTCATTAAAAATCTTGTCAAGAAAAGTCCAATAGAAAGAAAAACCAgaccaagaaaaaaagaataCAGTCTCCCACTCTTGTTGACATTATTTAATATCTCAAAATTGACacatcccaatctgatgtaccaatcttttaaAGGAGGATTTGGGATGTGATTTTCTAAATAAATCtaccagattatcacttgagcagATTTATTGGACATTaattgttccttgattttgaagatcataagTAAAGAAGAATTTAGAAGAAATATGTTttattctatcacctttgatgtattcacccttaagttgagcaaagcatgttgtattatcttcaaataaAATAGTTGGAGTGATTTTATcgtcaatcagtccacatgatgacaaaaTATATTGGATTAAACTCTTGAGCAAAAAACACTCGCAAtttgcttcatgtatcgctagtatttcagcatgattagaggatgttgctgatatcgtctgttttgtggacctcaTGATATAGCTAtatcaccatatgtgaatagatatcctatttgagatcttcctttgtgtggatcagacaagcaTCCTGCATCTGCAttgccaactaattgtgacttagaTTGATATGGATAAAATAGTCTCATATCAACTATTCCATAAAAATATCGAAAGATTTATTTGATTCTATtacaatgtcttctggttggagatgaactataccttgctagtaaattcattacaaatgatatatcaggtcgtATATTATTagtaagatacattagtgctctaATGGCACTGAGATATGGTACTTTAGGACcaatgatatcttcattttcttctttagaacATAATTGATCATTTTTTacatccaaagaccttacgaTCATTGGTATAATTAAtgaatgtgacttatccatataaaatctcttcaagatctttttcgtgtatgttgtttgatgcataaaaatctcattttttGTATGGTCGATCTGCAGgttgagacaaaatttagtcttttcaagatctttcatctcaaactcttctttagaGCTTTTATAATTGTTAAAATCTCTTTAGGGgttcaaataatatttaaattattaacgtacataacaattataatgaatcaagatgcagatttttttttatgaaaatacatGGGCAGatgtcatcattcttgaatccgtttttagccagatactcaataagacgattataccacattcatccAGATTGCTTTAAACCATATAAAGATATTTGTAATTTAACTAAGTATAACCCCTGCAAATATTCATTagaagatttaaatatctttaatCCTTCAAGAATTTTTATATAGATATCATGATCTAATGATCCATATAAATATGTTGTAACTACATCCGTtagatgcatatgtagtttatggtatGCGGATAAACTGATCAAAGTATAAAATGACATGTTCCAAGCAGAGGTTGGGAGATttattctcataagtaagggtctagcaatcaattggagtcgtttaataagtgattctgctagtCCATTTTGTGTATGAACATGAGATACTGAATGTTCAATAGTGATACCATTGGCCAtataataagcatcaaaagcttgagaGGTAAATTCACCAACATTATCAATACaaattattttgattggattttctcaAAACTAtacttttaattgaataatttgagcaagtaatctcgcaaatgccaaattgcgagaagacaataagcacacatgtgaccatctccaAGATGCATCTaataggaccataaaatatctaaaagatccacatggtggatgaataggtccacatatatcgccttgaatcctttttTAAGAATTCatgagactcaaatccaatctttactagtgATGGCCTTAAATTTAGTTTTTCTTGAGAACATGCAGAATAAAATTTATTAGATTTAAGAattttctggttctttagtgaatgactgtgggagttttcaataattctctgcaTCATGGTTGTTCAAGAATGTCCCAATTAATCATACCaaattatgaattcat includes:
- the LOC112710931 gene encoding uncharacterized protein → MTTVSSEFLPHTLPLRTHHKHNLQYSNSNTVVTCTKSLVNEGGNNNPRNNNSNKRQHVFYKVSYFETRPSKLAQNYDFKDTHLMKALNRSCKAGKYNESLYFLQHMVSKGYKPDVILCTKLIKGLFNAKKIEKAIKVMEILEKHGDPDVFAYNAVISGLCKADKTDEANKVLDRMKKRGFAPDVVTYNILIGNLCGRGKLDLALKVMDQLLKDNCKPTVITYTILIEATIIDGGIDEAMKLLDEMLSRGLQPDMYTYNAIVRGMCKEGLVDRAFEFVTSISTKGCSPDVISYNLLLRGLLSKGKWESGQRLMADMFVKGCEPNVVTYSTLISYLCREGRTEEAMDVLKVMREKGLTPDAYSYDPLISAFCKEGRVDLAIEFLDAMMSDGCLPDIISYNSILATLCKNGKADEALNIFEKLAEVGCPPNASSYNTMFCALWSSGDKIRALGMILEMLSNDIDPDGITYNSLISCLCRDGMVDEAIGLLVDMESSNCKPTVVSYNIVLLGLCKVQRVTDAIEVLTTMVDKGCQPNETTYTLLIEGIGFAGWRNDAMELANTLVSIDAISEYSFKRLYKTFPMLDVYKELTLSD
- the LOC112710930 gene encoding uncharacterized protein; protein product: MGYVITLRNNIFTSQFLLGMRECIRQDGCNSSSTFSFNCSSPKKSPSILRICYFKYFVATKNCSLRKGLPCRSFQERGSVLLDRVNEVDHEDWAFEGYSVGEGNNNEFTELVDLNKSIDSPSLSPDGPFVGNNEKTNNMILQNLCSRGKLTLAAKLIDIMSRKGQIPHFPCCTNLIRGFIRIGLVGKACRIMNIMVMSGGVPDTITFNMVIGGLCKIGRLRSAIAMVEDMSMSGCSPDAITYNTIIRCIFDNGKDANQAISFWKEQLRKGCPPYLVTYTVLIDLVCRYCGTARALEVLEDIAMEGCYPDIITYNCLTNLTSKQGKYEDTVFILNNLLTHGMEPNYVTYNTLLHSLSNHGYWDEVDEILKIMSETTGPPTVVTYNIMLNGLCKSGLLDRAISIYINMVSENCSPDIITYNTLLRAVCKEGFIDEGIELLHLLAGTTSPGLVSYNIVIDGVTKMGYMDSAKELYGEMTKKGITPDEITHSCMTWGFCRLQQLEEAVQVLKLMTKKEQNIKDGAYRYVILGLCKQRKVDVAIQALDLMVRNQYQPDARIYYTLIKALADEGMVEEANNLHQQLVRWNLLKKETMFS